Proteins found in one Amycolatopsis umgeniensis genomic segment:
- a CDS encoding 3-hydroxybutyryl-CoA dehydrogenase: MAREISSVGVIGLGTMGAGIAEVLARSGVSVVAVEIDDDGVRRGRGHLEHSTERAVSGGKLDADGRNELLGRIRYTTSLAELSDVDLVIEAIPENLEAKSDVFAQLDKITGADTIFVSNTSSLSITEIGVHTARPGKVVGMHFFNPAPILKLVEIVRTVVTEPDVVTDVVAFAERLGKTPVVIGDRAGFIANALLFGYLNHAVRMYEQRYATREDLDAAMRFGCGYPMGPLALLDLIGLDTAYEILDTMYHQSRNRLHAPAPLLKQMITAGLLGRKTGQGFYTYDEPDSPTVTDAVTASTVDTVAPREVRKVGVVGTGTMATGIVEVFAKRGYEVILRARSAEKAAASVARVKKSLDKSVVKGRLSEEDAAAALGRISPAVEFDELADVDLVIEAVAEDLAVKQAVFAALDDVVKPGAVLATTTSSLPVIECAAATSRPSDVVGVHFFNPAPVMKLVEVVSTIATAPDVIATVDAVCGAVGKHPVHCGDRAGFIVNALLFPYLNDAVKMLEAHYAEADDIDTAMKVGCGLPMGPFELLDVVGLDVSLAIQRTLFNEFREEGFAPAPLLEHLVTAGRLGRKTGKGFKDYSAR; the protein is encoded by the coding sequence GTGGCGCGGGAAATCTCGAGTGTGGGAGTCATCGGTCTCGGCACCATGGGTGCCGGGATCGCCGAGGTGCTCGCGCGCAGCGGTGTGTCCGTCGTCGCGGTGGAGATCGACGATGACGGCGTGCGCCGGGGCCGGGGTCATCTGGAGCATTCGACCGAACGGGCGGTGTCGGGCGGCAAACTCGACGCCGACGGCCGGAACGAGCTGCTGGGCCGGATCCGGTACACCACGTCACTCGCCGAACTGTCCGATGTGGACCTGGTGATCGAGGCGATCCCCGAGAACCTCGAAGCGAAATCCGACGTGTTCGCGCAGCTGGACAAGATCACCGGCGCCGACACGATCTTCGTGTCCAACACCTCCTCGCTGTCGATCACCGAGATCGGGGTGCACACCGCGCGGCCGGGCAAGGTCGTCGGGATGCACTTCTTCAACCCGGCGCCGATCCTCAAACTGGTCGAAATCGTCCGCACCGTGGTGACCGAGCCGGACGTGGTCACCGACGTCGTCGCGTTCGCCGAACGTCTCGGCAAGACGCCGGTGGTGATCGGCGACCGCGCCGGGTTCATCGCGAACGCGCTGCTGTTCGGGTATCTCAACCACGCCGTGCGCATGTACGAGCAGCGCTACGCCACGCGTGAGGATCTCGACGCGGCGATGCGGTTCGGCTGCGGATATCCCATGGGGCCCTTGGCTTTGCTCGACCTCATCGGGCTGGACACCGCGTACGAGATCCTCGATACGATGTACCACCAGTCCCGCAACCGGCTCCACGCGCCGGCGCCGCTGCTGAAGCAGATGATCACCGCCGGGCTGCTCGGCCGGAAGACGGGGCAGGGCTTCTACACCTACGACGAACCGGATTCGCCGACGGTGACCGACGCGGTCACGGCGTCCACAGTGGACACCGTCGCGCCGCGGGAGGTGCGGAAGGTCGGTGTCGTCGGGACCGGGACGATGGCGACAGGCATCGTCGAGGTGTTCGCGAAACGCGGCTACGAGGTCATCCTGCGGGCGCGGAGCGCGGAGAAGGCCGCGGCGTCGGTCGCGCGGGTGAAGAAGTCGCTGGACAAGTCCGTCGTCAAGGGCCGGCTGTCCGAGGAAGACGCCGCCGCCGCGCTCGGCCGGATCTCGCCCGCGGTGGAGTTCGACGAGCTGGCCGACGTCGACCTCGTCATCGAGGCGGTGGCCGAGGACCTCGCCGTCAAGCAGGCCGTCTTCGCCGCTCTCGACGACGTCGTGAAACCGGGCGCGGTCCTGGCGACGACCACGTCCTCGCTGCCGGTCATCGAATGCGCGGCCGCCACCTCGCGGCCGTCGGACGTCGTGGGGGTGCACTTCTTCAACCCCGCGCCGGTGATGAAACTCGTCGAGGTCGTCTCGACGATCGCCACCGCGCCCGACGTGATCGCGACCGTCGACGCCGTCTGCGGGGCGGTGGGCAAACATCCGGTGCACTGTGGCGACCGGGCCGGGTTCATCGTCAACGCGCTGCTGTTCCCGTACCTCAACGACGCGGTGAAGATGCTCGAGGCGCACTACGCGGAGGCCGACGACATCGACACCGCCATGAAGGTGGGCTGTGGCCTGCCGATGGGCCCGTTCGAACTGCTCGACGTCGTCGGGCTGGACGTCTCGCTGGCGATTCAGCGGACCCTGTTCAACGAGTTCCGCGAAGAGGGCTTCGCGCCCGCGCCGCTTCTGGAGCACCTCGTGACCGCCGGGCGGCTCGGGCGGAAGACGGGGAAGGGATTCAAGGACTACTCGGCCAGGTGA
- a CDS encoding trans-sulfuration enzyme family protein, which produces MTATLRTRAVHAGRDDLTDLGVHAAPLDLSTTYPSRDSVEEAARIDEFATSGSLSGLPVYGRLSNPTVERFEKALAELEGFEDAVAFATGMAAVSASLLAAVAQGKRHVVAVRPVYGCTDHMLTSGLLGTEVTWADPAGVAAALRPDTGLVLLETPANPTLREVDIAEIVRAAGDVPVLVDNTFATPVLQRPGRHGARFVLHSATKFLGGHGDVMGGVVACSAEDAGMLRQIRFATGGVLHPLAGYMLLRGLSTLPLRVNAASATAAELVERLRGHANVSAVHYPSVGGPLIAFEVEGDPHALIGAVRLITPAVSLGSVDSLIQHPASISHRIVAEDDRHGAGVTDRLIRMSVGLEDVEDLWHDLDQALKAC; this is translated from the coding sequence ATGACCGCAACGCTGCGCACCCGGGCCGTCCACGCCGGCCGTGACGATCTCACGGACCTCGGCGTCCACGCCGCACCGCTCGACCTGTCCACGACTTACCCGTCGCGGGACAGTGTCGAAGAGGCGGCCCGCATCGACGAGTTCGCCACCTCGGGCTCGCTGTCCGGGCTCCCGGTCTACGGACGGCTGAGCAACCCGACCGTCGAGCGGTTCGAGAAGGCGCTGGCCGAGCTCGAAGGGTTCGAAGACGCCGTCGCTTTCGCCACCGGCATGGCGGCCGTGTCGGCTTCGCTGCTCGCCGCCGTCGCGCAGGGCAAACGGCACGTCGTCGCCGTCCGGCCGGTCTACGGCTGCACCGACCACATGCTCACGTCCGGCTTGCTCGGCACTGAAGTGACCTGGGCGGATCCGGCGGGCGTCGCCGCGGCGCTGCGTCCCGACACCGGATTGGTACTGCTCGAGACGCCGGCGAACCCGACCCTGCGCGAGGTCGACATCGCCGAGATCGTGCGCGCGGCGGGCGATGTCCCCGTGCTGGTCGATAACACCTTCGCGACTCCCGTGCTCCAGCGGCCCGGGCGTCACGGGGCCCGCTTCGTCCTGCACAGCGCCACCAAGTTCCTCGGCGGCCACGGCGACGTCATGGGCGGTGTGGTCGCCTGTAGCGCCGAGGATGCCGGGATGTTGCGGCAGATCCGGTTCGCCACCGGCGGCGTGCTGCACCCGCTGGCCGGGTACATGCTGCTTCGCGGCCTCTCGACCCTTCCGCTGCGCGTCAACGCCGCGTCCGCGACGGCCGCCGAACTCGTCGAGCGGCTTCGCGGGCACGCGAACGTGAGCGCGGTGCACTATCCGAGTGTCGGCGGTCCGTTGATCGCGTTCGAGGTCGAGGGCGATCCGCACGCGCTCATCGGCGCGGTCCGGCTGATCACCCCGGCCGTCAGCCTCGGCAGCGTGGACTCGCTCATCCAGCATCCCGCGTCGATCAGCCACCGGATCGTCGCCGAGGACGATCGGCACGGAGCGGGCGTCACCGACCGGCTCATCCGCATGTCGGTGGGCCTGGAGGACGTCGAGGATCTCTGGCACGACCTGGACCAGGCACTCAAGGCGTGCTGA
- a CDS encoding DUF6401 family natural product biosynthesis protein, translating into MKDLVSSWVESSARSTLSRLHEQIGVAGLAAAAALPGLSAVFDQHSAAVRDILAAGVEGSAAVAGVVLLAGYTRGLLDEAKTKGWTFRAPADLSAWNTSDWLTARLVGVCSLAATMDDRRTQPTGNG; encoded by the coding sequence GTGAAAGATCTGGTTTCGTCCTGGGTGGAATCTTCGGCTCGTAGCACGCTTTCGCGGCTTCACGAGCAGATCGGCGTCGCCGGACTCGCCGCGGCGGCGGCCCTTCCCGGGCTGTCGGCCGTCTTCGATCAGCACTCCGCGGCGGTACGCGACATCCTCGCGGCGGGGGTCGAAGGTTCGGCGGCTGTCGCCGGGGTGGTGCTTCTCGCGGGCTACACGCGAGGGCTGCTGGACGAGGCCAAGACCAAGGGCTGGACGTTCCGCGCTCCGGCCGATCTGTCCGCCTGGAACACCAGTGACTGGCTGACCGCTCGCCTGGTCGGCGTGTGTTCGCTGGCCGCCACGATGGACGACCGGCGCACTCAGCCGACCGGGAACGGGTAG
- a CDS encoding FmdB family zinc ribbon protein, which translates to MPTYAYRCRECAGTFELLRPMSESGAPAPCPEGHQDTVKLLTTVALTGSASGPAPVPAGGGGGCCGGGCCG; encoded by the coding sequence ATGCCGACTTACGCCTACCGCTGCCGCGAATGCGCCGGGACCTTCGAACTGCTGCGGCCGATGAGCGAGTCCGGTGCGCCCGCGCCGTGCCCGGAAGGCCACCAGGACACCGTCAAGCTGCTGACGACCGTCGCGCTGACCGGATCCGCGTCCGGTCCCGCCCCCGTTCCCGCAGGTGGGGGCGGCGGTTGCTGCGGAGGCGGCTGCTGCGGCTGA
- a CDS encoding DUF3558 domain-containing protein has product MLLNARRRRIASVLALVAALGALTACGQNLGKSNFARTTVAAEAGAGGEVPSGNINDPAVTPAVMRTIDPCPLVGKDALSGLGTPEDPVPSSTAFGGCRAKVVDAGGKQFSVSVDIGASTYLSDTGGAVITAVEGLPQVERKSKDGKSCDVGVMTLRKPERGVSFSVTYDGGDPCATARTVAAKAVKSLHSSPAKYPSSAGTLTAVDPCAVADPAILGEVAPHGATSPTTFHACDWTPGSNPRITIGFRPGRPPQERDGTKKVEVGGIDVYQKVGVGSSAECKMEWQHKPWAGEYVELVTVTYQNYDEKKDETASCEKTAKIAKSVISKLPKP; this is encoded by the coding sequence GTGCTGCTCAACGCTCGACGTCGCCGGATCGCGTCCGTGCTGGCCCTGGTGGCCGCGCTCGGCGCGCTGACCGCCTGCGGACAGAACCTCGGCAAGTCCAACTTCGCCCGTACCACCGTCGCCGCCGAAGCCGGTGCCGGTGGTGAGGTGCCGAGCGGGAACATCAACGATCCGGCGGTCACCCCCGCGGTGATGCGCACGATCGACCCGTGCCCGCTGGTGGGCAAGGACGCGCTGAGCGGCCTCGGCACCCCGGAGGATCCGGTGCCGTCGTCGACCGCGTTCGGCGGCTGCCGGGCCAAGGTCGTCGACGCCGGCGGCAAGCAGTTTTCCGTCAGCGTCGACATCGGTGCGTCGACCTATCTGTCCGACACCGGTGGCGCCGTCATCACGGCGGTGGAGGGCCTGCCGCAGGTCGAGCGGAAGAGCAAGGACGGCAAGAGCTGCGACGTCGGCGTCATGACGTTGCGCAAACCCGAGCGTGGAGTGAGCTTCTCGGTCACTTACGACGGCGGCGATCCCTGCGCGACGGCCCGCACGGTCGCGGCGAAGGCCGTGAAGAGCCTGCACTCGTCCCCGGCGAAGTACCCCTCCAGCGCGGGCACGCTGACCGCTGTCGACCCGTGCGCCGTCGCGGATCCCGCCATCCTCGGCGAGGTGGCGCCGCACGGCGCGACCTCCCCGACGACCTTCCACGCCTGTGACTGGACGCCGGGTTCCAACCCGCGGATCACCATCGGCTTCCGCCCCGGCCGTCCGCCGCAGGAACGCGACGGGACCAAGAAGGTCGAGGTCGGCGGTATCGACGTCTATCAGAAGGTGGGCGTCGGCAGCAGTGCCGAGTGCAAGATGGAGTGGCAGCACAAGCCGTGGGCAGGCGAATACGTCGAGCTCGTCACCGTGACGTACCAGAACTACGACGAGAAGAAGGACGAAACCGCGTCCTGCGAGAAGACGGCGAAGATCGCCAAATCGGTGATCTCGAAGCTGCCGAAGCCCTGA
- a CDS encoding alkaline phosphatase family protein — protein sequence MELPVAAKVPHLGQVVPSVLSALGAAGFANSLSLSEASSACVLLIDGLGWELLAEHAADAPVLTQLAKSPLRVGFPATTAAGLGAIGTGLASGEHGLVGYSFEVPGAGVLNALRWSSHVDGGDLRGALPPREVQPLPTTFERAAAAGITTSVVSSAKFSDTALTRATQSGARYVGVHALGDLAACILRCLEARPAFCWGYHSELDMLGHIYGPGSSPWRMQLRHVDKLVESLVDGLPSGALLAVVADHGMVTVEDALDIDETPALLGGVRAIGGEVRARHVYCEPGAEADVLAAWREVIGDRAWTLSRDEAVDAGWFGPVADRVRPRIGDVVVAAKGRFGLVRELAEAVESSMVGQHGSLTPAEQLVPLVLARG from the coding sequence GTGGAACTGCCTGTCGCGGCGAAGGTGCCGCATCTCGGCCAAGTCGTCCCGTCCGTCCTTTCCGCCCTCGGCGCCGCCGGGTTCGCCAACTCGCTGAGCCTGTCCGAGGCCTCCAGCGCCTGCGTCCTGCTCATCGACGGCCTCGGCTGGGAACTGCTGGCCGAGCACGCGGCCGACGCGCCCGTGCTCACCCAGCTGGCGAAGTCGCCGCTGCGGGTCGGTTTCCCGGCCACGACGGCGGCGGGCCTCGGCGCGATCGGCACGGGGCTGGCCTCGGGGGAGCACGGCCTGGTCGGCTACAGCTTCGAAGTCCCGGGGGCGGGCGTCCTGAACGCGCTGCGCTGGTCCAGTCATGTGGACGGCGGCGACCTTCGCGGGGCGCTGCCGCCGCGTGAGGTGCAACCCCTGCCGACGACGTTCGAGCGCGCCGCGGCAGCCGGGATCACGACCAGCGTGGTCTCGTCGGCGAAGTTCTCCGACACCGCGCTCACCCGCGCGACGCAATCCGGCGCCCGCTATGTGGGCGTCCACGCGCTCGGCGACCTCGCCGCCTGCATCCTGCGCTGCCTCGAGGCGCGGCCGGCGTTCTGCTGGGGCTATCACAGCGAACTCGACATGCTGGGCCACATCTACGGTCCGGGCTCGTCACCGTGGCGGATGCAGCTGCGGCACGTCGACAAGCTGGTCGAGTCCCTTGTGGACGGCCTGCCGTCCGGCGCGCTCCTCGCGGTCGTGGCCGACCACGGCATGGTGACCGTCGAGGATGCGCTCGACATCGACGAGACGCCCGCGCTGCTCGGCGGCGTCCGGGCCATCGGAGGCGAGGTCCGGGCACGGCACGTCTACTGCGAACCGGGGGCGGAGGCCGACGTGCTGGCGGCCTGGCGTGAGGTGATCGGCGACCGGGCGTGGACCCTCTCGCGCGACGAGGCCGTCGACGCGGGCTGGTTCGGACCGGTCGCCGACCGGGTCCGGCCGCGGATCGGCGACGTCGTCGTGGCGGCGAAGGGGCGATTCGGGCTCGTACGGGAGCTTGCCGAGGCCGTCGAGTCCTCGATGGTCGGTCAGCACGGCTCGCTCACCCCGGCCGAACAGCTCGTCCCCCTGGTCCTCGCGCGCGGCTAG
- the dhaM gene encoding dihydroxyacetone kinase phosphoryl donor subunit DhaM has protein sequence MSVGIVLVSHSAKLAEGLAELAAQMAPDVTIVAAGGLSEGGIGTDYDEVVAATQRADSGAGVVLLYDLGSAQMTADLAVESLADPSAAVVVDAPLVEGAIAAAVAAQGGADRQAVAGAAASAGAPPDLTFDSGVQDGESSVELTLRNDVGLHARPAAVLVRSIAGLDAEVTVRLGEETADANSVLALMALGARQGDRIEVRAKGAQAEEALTKVKDLVDQNFGE, from the coding sequence GTGAGTGTCGGAATCGTGCTCGTCTCCCACAGCGCCAAACTCGCCGAAGGGCTCGCGGAACTCGCCGCCCAGATGGCACCGGACGTCACCATCGTGGCGGCGGGCGGCCTGTCCGAAGGCGGGATCGGAACGGATTACGACGAGGTCGTCGCCGCGACGCAGCGCGCCGATTCGGGAGCGGGCGTCGTCCTGCTGTACGACCTGGGCAGTGCGCAGATGACAGCGGATCTCGCCGTCGAATCGCTCGCCGACCCGTCGGCCGCGGTCGTGGTGGACGCGCCGCTCGTCGAGGGCGCGATCGCCGCCGCCGTCGCGGCGCAGGGCGGCGCGGATCGCCAGGCCGTCGCCGGAGCCGCCGCCTCGGCGGGTGCCCCGCCGGATCTGACCTTCGACAGCGGCGTGCAAGACGGCGAGAGCAGCGTCGAACTCACGCTGCGGAACGACGTCGGGCTGCACGCGCGGCCCGCCGCGGTCCTGGTCCGGAGCATCGCGGGCCTGGACGCGGAGGTCACCGTGCGGCTCGGGGAAGAGACCGCGGACGCCAACAGCGTCCTCGCCTTGATGGCTCTCGGCGCACGCCAGGGTGACCGGATCGAGGTCCGCGCGAAAGGTGCGCAGGCCGAAGAAGCGCTCACCAAGGTCAAGGACCTCGTCGACCAGAACTTCGGGGAGTGA
- a CDS encoding mechanosensitive ion channel family protein codes for MATSALAAVDFGQGVSSAWSSVATFVPKLLAFLVILFIGWLIAKAIAKAVSLVLEKVGFNRLLERGGFKQMLARGQFDASNIISKIVYYAILLIALQFAFGVFGPNPVSSLLNEIVAWLPRAIVAIIIVVIAGAIAKAVKDLVGNALGGVSYGKVLATIASVFIWGLGAIAALNQIGVATAVTLPVLITVLATVGGIAVVGVGGGLIKPMQQRWETWLNRAESEIPAAKAQAEAYQRGREDASRSGDVPTERTTAHQPVSAGHHAADPNAMGQPHQQFPTSQGQVPPHQDPGQRPPGGSMPPPPEYR; via the coding sequence GTGGCCACATCAGCACTGGCGGCCGTCGATTTCGGTCAAGGCGTGTCCAGCGCCTGGAGTTCGGTCGCCACGTTCGTCCCGAAGCTGCTCGCGTTCCTGGTCATCCTGTTCATCGGCTGGCTGATCGCCAAGGCGATCGCGAAGGCCGTGAGCCTGGTCCTCGAGAAGGTCGGGTTCAACCGGCTCCTCGAACGCGGGGGCTTCAAACAGATGCTCGCGCGGGGCCAGTTCGACGCGTCGAACATCATCAGCAAGATCGTCTACTACGCGATCCTGCTGATCGCCCTGCAGTTCGCCTTCGGCGTGTTCGGCCCGAACCCGGTGAGTTCGCTGCTCAACGAGATCGTCGCCTGGCTGCCGCGCGCCATCGTCGCGATCATCATCGTGGTGATCGCGGGTGCGATCGCCAAGGCGGTCAAGGACCTGGTGGGCAACGCCCTCGGCGGCGTTTCCTACGGCAAGGTGCTCGCCACCATCGCCTCGGTGTTCATCTGGGGTCTCGGTGCGATCGCCGCGCTGAACCAGATCGGCGTGGCCACCGCGGTCACGCTGCCGGTGCTGATCACCGTGCTCGCCACGGTCGGCGGGATCGCCGTCGTCGGTGTCGGCGGTGGCCTGATCAAGCCGATGCAGCAGCGCTGGGAGACCTGGCTCAACCGGGCCGAGTCGGAGATCCCGGCCGCGAAGGCGCAGGCCGAGGCCTATCAGCGGGGCCGGGAGGACGCGAGTCGCTCCGGTGACGTGCCGACCGAGCGGACGACCGCTCACCAGCCGGTGTCCGCCGGGCACCACGCGGCCGACCCGAACGCGATGGGCCAGCCGCACCAGCAGTTCCCGACCAGCCAGGGTCAGGTGCCCCCGCACCAGGATCCCGGCCAGCGGCCCCCCGGCGGGTCAATGCCCCCTCCGCCGGAGTACCGCTGA
- a CDS encoding Lrp/AsnC family transcriptional regulator, giving the protein MPDSVELSTVDLRILRLLQNDARISNKDLAAEVGVAPSTCLDRVNRLRELGVIVGQRAEVDAAKLGRPLEALLFVQVRPHRRTLVDAFVEHLLALPEVRAVYHLTGPDDFLAHVATASATELQRLVLDELTARDEVARVHTNLVFQHWSGGPLLPPG; this is encoded by the coding sequence ATGCCGGATTCTGTCGAACTGAGTACGGTCGACCTGCGGATTCTGCGGCTGCTGCAGAACGACGCCCGGATCTCGAACAAGGATCTGGCGGCCGAGGTCGGCGTCGCACCTTCGACCTGCCTCGACCGCGTCAACCGGCTGCGCGAGCTCGGGGTGATCGTCGGCCAGCGCGCGGAGGTGGACGCCGCGAAACTCGGCCGCCCGCTCGAAGCGCTCCTGTTCGTGCAGGTCCGCCCGCACCGGCGGACGCTGGTGGACGCGTTCGTCGAGCATCTGCTGGCCCTGCCCGAGGTCCGCGCCGTCTACCACCTGACCGGACCGGACGACTTCCTCGCGCATGTCGCCACCGCTTCGGCGACCGAGCTGCAACGGCTGGTGCTCGACGAGCTGACCGCCCGCGACGAGGTCGCCAGGGTGCACACGAACCTGGTCTTCCAGCACTGGAGCGGGGGACCTTTGCTCCCGCCGGGCTAG
- the dhaK gene encoding dihydroxyacetone kinase subunit DhaK gives MKKIINDPKTVVAESLRGLAVAHADVLRVEDDPAIVVRVDAPVAGKVAVISGGGSGHEPLHGGFVGQGMLAAAVPGAVFTSPTPDAVEAAVKATTGDAGALLIVKNYTGDVLNFETAAELAAAEGLDVRSVVIDDDVAVKDSTYTAGRRGVGGTVLLEKVTGAAAERGDSLDAVEALARKVIGQVRSIGVALTAPTVPHAGEPSFELGDDEIEFGIGIHGEPGIEKTPALPADELVARMVEAVVTDLPFSEGDKVLLFTNSMGGTPLVELYLAHGIAERLLAERGIVVERRLVGPYITSLEMQGMSLTLLKLDDELTELWDAPVNTPALRWGV, from the coding sequence ATGAAGAAGATCATCAACGACCCGAAGACGGTGGTCGCGGAATCCCTGCGAGGGCTCGCCGTCGCGCACGCGGACGTCCTGCGCGTGGAGGACGATCCAGCGATCGTGGTGCGCGTGGACGCGCCGGTGGCGGGCAAGGTCGCGGTGATCTCCGGCGGCGGTTCCGGGCACGAACCCCTGCACGGCGGTTTCGTCGGGCAGGGCATGCTGGCGGCCGCCGTACCGGGCGCGGTGTTCACCTCGCCGACGCCGGACGCGGTCGAGGCCGCGGTCAAGGCCACCACCGGTGACGCCGGCGCGCTGCTGATCGTCAAGAACTACACCGGCGACGTGCTCAACTTCGAGACCGCCGCGGAACTCGCCGCCGCCGAAGGGCTCGACGTGCGCAGCGTGGTCATCGACGACGACGTCGCGGTCAAGGACTCGACGTACACCGCCGGTCGTCGCGGTGTCGGTGGCACCGTGCTGCTGGAGAAGGTCACCGGCGCGGCCGCCGAGCGCGGGGACTCGCTCGACGCGGTGGAGGCCTTGGCGCGCAAGGTGATCGGCCAGGTCCGCTCGATCGGTGTCGCGCTCACCGCGCCGACGGTGCCGCACGCGGGTGAGCCGAGTTTCGAGCTCGGCGACGACGAGATCGAGTTCGGCATCGGGATCCACGGCGAACCAGGCATCGAAAAGACCCCGGCCTTGCCCGCGGACGAGCTCGTCGCGCGCATGGTCGAAGCGGTGGTCACGGATCTGCCTTTCAGCGAGGGCGACAAGGTCCTGCTCTTCACGAACTCGATGGGCGGCACCCCGCTGGTCGAGCTGTACCTGGCACACGGCATCGCCGAGCGGCTGCTGGCCGAGCGTGGGATCGTGGTCGAACGGCGCCTGGTCGGGCCGTACATCACCAGCCTCGAGATGCAGGGGATGAGCCTGACGTTGCTGAAACTGGACGACGAGCTGACCGAGTTGTGGGACGCGCCGGTGAACACCCCGGCCCTGAGGTGGGGAGTCTGA
- the dhaL gene encoding dihydroxyacetone kinase subunit DhaL, which yields MACTAETLAAALRAAAAVIAEHRTELIDLDRAIGDADHGENMDRGFTAIVSALDTATPETPAAVVKLAATTLISKVGGAAGPLYGTAFLRASVKLGDAAEVDGPLLVEALRAALEGVQARGKAVGGDATMVDALIPAVSAAEEASGDDIAAILTAAADAAEKGAESTVDLVPRKGRASYLGERAKGHLDPGARSTALLLRAFAEAAK from the coding sequence ATGGCCTGCACCGCCGAGACGCTCGCCGCCGCCTTGCGGGCGGCGGCCGCGGTGATCGCCGAACATCGCACCGAGCTGATCGATCTCGACCGCGCGATCGGCGACGCCGACCACGGCGAGAACATGGACAGGGGGTTCACCGCGATCGTGTCCGCTTTGGACACCGCGACCCCCGAAACCCCCGCCGCGGTCGTGAAACTCGCCGCCACCACGCTGATCTCGAAGGTCGGCGGCGCGGCGGGCCCGTTGTACGGCACGGCCTTCCTGCGCGCGTCGGTCAAATTGGGCGACGCGGCCGAAGTGGACGGTCCGCTGCTCGTGGAAGCCTTGCGCGCGGCGCTCGAAGGTGTGCAGGCACGCGGCAAGGCCGTCGGGGGAGACGCGACCATGGTCGACGCGCTGATCCCCGCCGTCTCGGCCGCCGAGGAGGCTTCAGGTGACGACATCGCCGCGATCCTGACCGCGGCCGCGGACGCCGCGGAAAAGGGCGCCGAGTCCACTGTGGACCTCGTGCCGCGCAAGGGCCGGGCGTCGTATCTCGGCGAGCGCGCGAAGGGGCATCTCGATCCCGGCGCCCGCTCGACGGCGCTGCTGCTGCGCGCGTTCGCGGAGGCCGCCAAGTGA